A stretch of Peteryoungia algae DNA encodes these proteins:
- the mtnA gene encoding S-methyl-5-thioribose-1-phosphate isomerase — MKVGERHYHTIWVNEDGRSVDIIDQRWLPHEFRIVTLKTVSDVAVAIRDMWVRGAPLIGVTAAYGVAIAMAKDPSDAHLDAVWEELNETRPTAINLRWALNAMRTRLAGLPESDRAGAAYKHAAEIAEEDVGLNRAIGANGLEVIRQIASKKKPGEPVRILTHCNAGWLATVDYGTATAPIYMAVEAGIPVHVYVDETRPRNQGAYLTAWEMSGHGVPHTLIVDNAGGHLMQHGDIDMVIVGTDRTTANGDVCNKIGTYLKALAARDNGVPFYVALPSPTIDWTVNDGVKEIPIEERAADEVSFVQGRAKDGSITTVRISPEGSPAANPAFDVTPARLITGLITERGIAAASPEGLKALFPERS; from the coding sequence GTGAAAGTCGGAGAACGCCACTACCATACCATCTGGGTGAACGAGGACGGCCGCTCGGTCGACATCATCGACCAGCGCTGGCTGCCGCACGAGTTCCGTATCGTAACCTTGAAAACCGTCAGTGACGTTGCAGTCGCGATCCGCGACATGTGGGTGCGCGGCGCGCCCCTGATCGGCGTGACTGCCGCCTATGGCGTCGCGATCGCCATGGCCAAAGATCCATCGGATGCGCATCTCGATGCCGTCTGGGAGGAGTTGAACGAGACCCGCCCGACCGCGATCAACCTGCGCTGGGCACTGAACGCCATGCGTACGCGTCTCGCCGGTTTGCCGGAGAGCGATCGTGCGGGTGCGGCCTACAAGCACGCCGCCGAGATTGCCGAGGAGGATGTGGGACTGAACCGCGCCATCGGCGCCAACGGCTTGGAGGTCATCCGGCAGATTGCGTCGAAGAAGAAACCCGGTGAGCCTGTGCGCATCCTCACGCACTGCAATGCCGGGTGGCTGGCGACGGTCGATTACGGCACGGCAACGGCGCCCATCTACATGGCCGTCGAGGCCGGCATCCCAGTCCATGTCTATGTCGATGAAACACGGCCGCGCAACCAGGGGGCCTATCTCACTGCCTGGGAAATGAGCGGGCATGGCGTACCCCACACTCTGATCGTCGACAATGCCGGGGGACACCTGATGCAGCACGGTGATATCGACATGGTGATCGTGGGGACTGATCGAACCACGGCAAACGGCGACGTCTGCAACAAGATCGGCACCTATCTCAAGGCACTGGCGGCCCGCGACAACGGTGTGCCGTTTTATGTGGCACTGCCCTCGCCCACCATCGACTGGACCGTCAATGACGGCGTGAAGGAGATCCCGATCGAGGAACGTGCAGCCGATGAGGTGAGCTTCGTGCAGGGGCGCGCCAAAGATGGCTCGATTACGACTGTGCGCATCTCGCCGGAGGGCAGCCCTGCCGCCAACCCTGCCTTCGACGTCACGCCTGCGCGCTTGATCACCGGCCTCATTACCGAGCGCGGTATCGCTGCAGCGTCGCCCGAGGGCCTGAAGGCCCTTTTCCCGGAACGGAGCTGA
- the mtnK gene encoding S-methyl-5-thioribose kinase produces MDSQVFEALSAETLPVRLGGNAAVTNRIGEDSHRWTISEVGDGNLNLVFIVTGEKGAVIVKQALPYVRLVGESWPLPLKRSFFEYHALTRQAQRDPGMVPEVFFFDETQAIIVMEFLTPHVILRRALIDGRTLPRVGRNLGLFVARTLFRGSDLSMVTREKKADVALFCDNVELCDITENLVFSDPYIEATLNRHTTPQLDPLVAELRSDRDLKVEAQRLKHIFSAKAETLCHGDLHTGSVMVTEDETRVIDPEFAFYGPISFDVGMLIANFWMSYFSQAGHETRPGARDDMRLYLLETIETLWDTFRSEFANLWRTERRGILYQASLFEDRRDPLAAEQALNIVIDEIWSEMLGFAGIEIHRRILGLAHNADFETIADPERRASCESKALKLGRHLAVNRQRIHSLRDIRATVERLEKEILA; encoded by the coding sequence ATGGACAGCCAGGTCTTCGAGGCGCTCAGCGCAGAGACATTGCCGGTTCGACTGGGTGGAAATGCTGCCGTCACGAACCGGATAGGTGAGGATTCGCACCGCTGGACCATCAGCGAAGTCGGCGACGGCAACCTCAATCTGGTCTTCATCGTGACGGGCGAAAAGGGCGCAGTCATCGTCAAGCAGGCGCTGCCCTATGTGCGCCTCGTCGGAGAGAGCTGGCCGCTTCCGCTAAAGCGTTCGTTCTTCGAGTATCATGCGTTAACGCGCCAGGCGCAGCGCGACCCGGGTATGGTGCCGGAAGTATTCTTCTTCGACGAGACCCAAGCGATCATCGTCATGGAGTTTTTGACGCCGCACGTCATCCTTAGGCGGGCCCTGATCGATGGAAGAACGCTACCGAGAGTTGGGCGCAATCTCGGCCTTTTTGTTGCACGCACGCTGTTTCGTGGCTCCGACCTGTCCATGGTCACGCGCGAGAAGAAGGCGGATGTCGCGCTGTTCTGCGACAATGTCGAGCTTTGTGACATCACGGAAAACCTTGTCTTCTCCGATCCCTATATCGAAGCGACTCTTAACCGCCATACCACGCCGCAGCTCGATCCGCTCGTGGCTGAACTGCGATCCGACCGGGACTTAAAGGTCGAGGCCCAGCGTTTGAAGCACATCTTCTCGGCCAAAGCAGAAACGCTCTGCCATGGCGACCTGCACACGGGCTCCGTCATGGTAACAGAAGACGAGACGCGCGTGATCGACCCGGAATTCGCCTTTTACGGCCCGATCAGTTTCGACGTCGGCATGTTGATCGCCAATTTCTGGATGAGCTATTTCTCCCAGGCGGGCCATGAGACCAGACCTGGCGCCCGCGACGACATGCGCCTCTACCTGCTCGAGACGATCGAAACGCTGTGGGACACATTCCGCAGCGAATTTGCCAATCTCTGGCGCACCGAGCGCCGGGGCATCCTCTATCAGGCGAGCCTGTTCGAAGATCGACGGGATCCGCTTGCCGCCGAGCAGGCATTGAACATCGTCATCGATGAAATCTGGTCCGAAATGCTCGGTTTCGCCGGCATCGAGATCCACCGCCGTATCCTCGGCCTTGCCCACAATGCCGATTTCGAAACCATCGCCGACCCCGAACGCCGTGCATCCTGCGAAAGCAAGGCGCTGAAGCTCGGGCGTCACCTCGCCGTCAACCGGCAGCGCATCCACAGTCTCCGGGACATCAGGGCGACCGTGGAGCGACTTGAAAAGGAGATTCTCGCGTGA
- a CDS encoding bifunctional aldolase/short-chain dehydrogenase — translation MENLWRDDEAERFVASYSTKGVNRDLALRTYTTRLLGGEPRLVLHGGGNTSVKTEVTDLVGDTHAVLCVKGSGWDMGSIEPAGLPAVKLASLLKSRKLATLSDENMVTLLRANLIDPSAPNPSVEALLHAFLPHKFIDHTHSTAILAIANQAESREMSRDLFGSKMGFVPYIMPGFALAKAAAEVFDQDPTVEGLILDKHGIFTFGDTAQEAYDRMIYHVTVAEDHVKKNGRNPFTPARLPDELASVDEIAPLLRGAVAVSRGEGRYDRMVNVFRASPQILDFVNTAEVVDMAARGVSTPDLSIRIKTGPMVLPAPSSDGVAGYRALIDERVAAFAADYTEYFRSNDARDDVARVMLDPMPRLTLVPGLGMFGHGRTFKDATIAADVGEMWIEAARDAEALGRFEPVSRPDLFDLEYWSLEQAKLAGAKPKPFTGQVAVVTGGAGAIGAAIVKAFAAEGAHVVALDLDGEKAAATARSAGNSSIGIACDITDPVSVRAAFDKTVATFGGADIVVSNAGAAWESAIATMDDALLRRSFELNFFAHQTVAQNTVRIMTAQQTGGVLLFNASKQAVNPGAKFGAYGLPKAATLFLSRQYALEHGADNIRVNAVNADRIRSGLLNDEMIANRAAARGLSVKEYMGGNLLGLEVTAEDVARAFVHHALAERTTADVTTVDGGNIAAAMR, via the coding sequence ATGGAGAATCTCTGGCGCGACGACGAGGCCGAACGGTTCGTTGCAAGCTATTCCACGAAGGGCGTCAATCGCGACCTGGCGCTACGCACCTACACGACACGTCTTCTTGGGGGGGAGCCGCGGCTTGTCCTGCACGGCGGCGGCAACACGTCCGTCAAGACCGAGGTGACCGATCTCGTTGGCGATACCCATGCCGTCCTCTGCGTCAAAGGCAGTGGCTGGGACATGGGCAGTATCGAACCGGCGGGCTTGCCGGCCGTAAAGCTCGCTTCGCTCCTGAAGAGCCGCAAGCTGGCGACACTCTCAGACGAGAACATGGTGACGCTTCTACGCGCCAACCTGATTGACCCGAGTGCCCCCAATCCATCCGTGGAGGCACTTCTGCACGCCTTTCTCCCCCACAAGTTCATCGACCACACCCATTCGACGGCGATCCTTGCCATCGCCAACCAAGCAGAGAGCCGGGAAATGAGCCGTGATCTCTTCGGCAGCAAGATGGGTTTCGTGCCCTACATCATGCCGGGTTTTGCGCTTGCAAAGGCAGCGGCGGAGGTGTTCGACCAGGACCCCACAGTCGAGGGACTGATCCTCGACAAACACGGGATTTTCACGTTCGGCGACACGGCCCAAGAAGCCTATGACCGGATGATCTACCACGTCACTGTGGCGGAGGATCACGTCAAGAAAAACGGTCGCAATCCCTTTACGCCGGCCAGGCTCCCGGACGAACTCGCAAGTGTGGACGAGATCGCCCCGCTCCTGCGCGGTGCCGTCGCCGTCTCCAGGGGCGAAGGCCGCTACGACCGCATGGTCAATGTGTTCCGCGCTTCGCCGCAGATCCTTGACTTCGTCAATACAGCCGAAGTCGTCGATATGGCCGCCAGAGGCGTGTCTACGCCAGACCTATCGATCCGCATCAAGACGGGCCCGATGGTGCTGCCGGCACCGTCAAGCGACGGCGTCGCCGGATATCGCGCTCTCATCGACGAACGCGTTGCTGCCTTTGCCGCTGACTACACCGAATACTTCCGCAGCAACGACGCCCGCGACGACGTCGCGCGCGTCATGCTCGATCCCATGCCACGCCTGACGCTGGTGCCAGGCCTTGGCATGTTCGGCCATGGCCGAACCTTCAAGGATGCAACAATCGCGGCGGATGTCGGCGAGATGTGGATCGAGGCGGCACGTGATGCAGAAGCCCTGGGGCGCTTCGAGCCTGTGAGCCGGCCCGATCTTTTTGATCTCGAATACTGGTCGCTGGAACAGGCAAAGCTCGCTGGCGCCAAGCCAAAACCATTTACCGGCCAGGTTGCCGTGGTCACCGGTGGAGCCGGTGCCATCGGTGCAGCCATCGTCAAGGCATTTGCAGCCGAAGGCGCGCATGTCGTGGCGCTCGATCTCGACGGTGAAAAGGCGGCGGCGACAGCCAGGTCCGCTGGAAACAGCTCGATTGGCATCGCTTGCGACATCACCGACCCTGTCTCAGTGCGCGCGGCCTTCGACAAGACGGTCGCCACCTTCGGGGGCGCCGACATTGTCGTATCGAATGCCGGTGCGGCCTGGGAAAGTGCGATCGCCACCATGGACGATGCACTGCTGCGCCGGAGCTTTGAGCTGAACTTCTTCGCCCACCAGACCGTGGCGCAGAATACGGTGCGTATCATGACGGCGCAGCAGACAGGGGGTGTGCTTCTGTTCAACGCCTCCAAGCAGGCGGTCAATCCGGGCGCCAAATTTGGCGCATATGGCCTGCCGAAGGCAGCCACCCTGTTCCTGTCGCGCCAATACGCGCTGGAGCATGGAGCGGACAACATCCGGGTAAACGCCGTGAATGCGGATCGCATCCGCTCTGGTCTGCTCAACGACGAGATGATCGCCAACCGCGCTGCCGCCCGAGGCCTTTCCGTCAAGGAATATATGGGCGGCAACCTGCTTGGGCTCGAAGTGACCGCCGAGGATGTGGCGCGTGCATTCGTACACCACGCACTGGCCGAACGCACCACGGCCGATGTGACCACTGTCGACGGCGGCAACATCGCAGCGGCCATGCGATGA
- a CDS encoding substrate-binding domain-containing protein: protein MHFTRRTLGRITLGLMAATTFVAPSFAADMPKPFDNPGDVKIALVRYLSTGDFFQSYLAGVEAQAKALGVQLQVLDSRQDAALQADMVDQAIALGVQGIIIQHGLTESMKEAAQRAVDAGIKVVAFDVNVENDMIPQVEQSDRDLARLALEEAVKDNGESFKAGYVYVAGIAPLDRRDETWKEFKAKYPGINEAAQFGTMDNPIANSVANQARSVVSANPDITVMFAPYDEFAKGVKIAVDEAGMSSSVKIYSADISTSDIAAMREPDSAWVATAATNPAVVGQVSVRTLAMLLAGEDPGKQVIVPPTLITQKDLNDQDIKNMEELGAKLPQFAHADVAMPEWMPKP from the coding sequence ATGCATTTTACACGTAGAACTCTGGGCAGAATAACGCTCGGGCTGATGGCAGCAACGACATTCGTCGCACCATCTTTTGCAGCCGATATGCCAAAGCCATTCGACAACCCCGGTGACGTCAAGATCGCGCTGGTGCGTTACCTGTCGACAGGCGACTTCTTCCAGTCATACCTCGCTGGCGTGGAGGCGCAGGCCAAGGCGCTCGGAGTCCAGCTTCAAGTCCTCGACAGCCGGCAGGATGCGGCGCTCCAGGCCGACATGGTCGACCAGGCGATCGCGCTCGGCGTGCAGGGCATCATTATCCAGCACGGCCTCACCGAATCAATGAAGGAAGCCGCTCAGCGTGCGGTCGACGCTGGCATCAAGGTTGTTGCCTTCGACGTGAATGTCGAAAACGACATGATCCCGCAGGTCGAACAGTCCGACCGGGATCTCGCCCGCCTGGCGCTTGAGGAGGCTGTGAAGGACAATGGTGAGAGCTTTAAGGCCGGCTATGTCTACGTCGCCGGCATTGCGCCACTCGACCGCCGCGATGAGACGTGGAAAGAATTCAAGGCCAAGTATCCGGGTATCAACGAGGCTGCCCAGTTCGGCACGATGGACAACCCGATTGCCAATTCGGTCGCCAACCAGGCCCGCTCGGTGGTCTCCGCCAATCCCGACATCACCGTGATGTTCGCGCCCTATGATGAATTCGCCAAAGGCGTGAAGATCGCCGTCGACGAGGCGGGTATGTCCTCCAGCGTCAAGATCTACTCTGCTGACATCTCGACCTCCGACATTGCCGCGATGCGCGAGCCGGATTCCGCTTGGGTTGCGACCGCTGCAACAAACCCGGCGGTCGTCGGGCAGGTTTCCGTGCGGACACTTGCCATGCTGCTGGCCGGCGAGGATCCGGGCAAGCAGGTCATCGTGCCGCCAACTCTGATCACGCAGAAGGACCTCAACGATCAGGACATCAAGAATATGGAGGAGCTCGGCGCTAAGTTGCCGCAGTTCGCTCATGCCGATGTCGCTATGCCGGAATGGATGCCCAAGCCTTGA
- a CDS encoding sugar ABC transporter ATP-binding protein has protein sequence MGEMAVFRVEGVRKSFGQVPVLQGLDLELKAGEVTVLMGANGAGKSTLVRILSGVYTRDAGTITLSGAAFEPTTPAEAIRAGVVTVHQNINDGVIADLDVATNLTLDRLNGRGARLFFNPRRVRREAAAVAVRMGLAIDLSASINDLTLADRQMVAIARAMAHEPRVLILDEPTSSLSSAEADRLFELVDRLKARGVAILYISHRMSDIRRLADSILALRDGRITGRFEGPELDYEGAVKAMLGRKVAAGDVSARTAGRPVLCVRGLKLSPQTRPFDLDLGEGEIVAVTGLVGVGKSALAETLFGARAPAAGEMTLDGRRYGPKTTRQAIARGVFLVAKDRAISGIVPDFNIYENISLPFLKRLSSLGIASRRAERAKARQQIADLSVVCRSERDEMQTLSGGNQQKVMVGRWLSEPSRLLILDEPFQGVDIAARRDIGDKLRASAAGRSTILFLTELDEAFEVADRILVMSEQTIVGEHLNTDIDIERLLCEIAGKPYQQVSAR, from the coding sequence ATGGGTGAAATGGCAGTGTTTCGCGTGGAGGGCGTGCGCAAATCGTTTGGCCAGGTGCCGGTGCTCCAGGGGTTGGATCTCGAGCTGAAGGCTGGCGAGGTAACGGTGTTGATGGGTGCCAACGGCGCCGGCAAATCCACGCTTGTGCGCATTCTCTCCGGCGTCTACACGCGGGACGCAGGTACCATCACGCTTTCGGGAGCTGCTTTCGAGCCGACAACCCCGGCTGAGGCGATCCGTGCGGGTGTTGTCACCGTGCACCAGAACATCAATGACGGGGTCATTGCCGATCTCGATGTCGCCACCAATCTCACCCTTGATCGGCTGAATGGACGCGGTGCCAGGTTGTTCTTCAATCCGCGCCGGGTGCGTCGCGAGGCTGCGGCCGTGGCCGTACGCATGGGTCTTGCGATCGATCTTTCCGCAAGCATCAACGACCTGACCCTCGCGGACCGGCAAATGGTGGCAATTGCCCGGGCGATGGCGCATGAGCCGCGGGTTTTGATCCTCGACGAGCCCACCTCCTCGCTGTCAAGCGCCGAGGCCGACCGTCTGTTCGAGCTTGTCGATCGCCTGAAAGCGCGTGGCGTCGCCATTCTCTACATATCCCATCGCATGTCCGATATCCGTCGGCTTGCCGACAGCATTCTGGCGCTGCGCGACGGTCGCATCACTGGCCGTTTCGAAGGCCCTGAACTGGACTATGAGGGCGCGGTCAAGGCGATGCTCGGACGAAAGGTCGCCGCTGGCGATGTATCCGCACGTACGGCGGGCCGTCCTGTCTTGTGCGTTCGTGGGCTGAAGCTGTCGCCGCAGACGCGTCCTTTCGATCTTGATCTCGGCGAAGGAGAAATCGTCGCGGTCACTGGGCTCGTTGGCGTCGGCAAGAGTGCGCTCGCCGAAACACTGTTCGGGGCCCGTGCACCGGCAGCCGGCGAGATGACACTCGATGGCAGGCGTTACGGGCCAAAGACAACAAGACAGGCGATTGCGCGCGGTGTTTTCCTCGTTGCCAAGGACCGGGCGATCAGCGGCATCGTCCCAGATTTCAATATCTACGAGAATATCAGCCTGCCGTTCCTGAAGCGTCTTTCCTCCCTGGGCATTGCCAGCCGCCGAGCGGAGAGAGCGAAGGCGCGCCAGCAGATTGCAGATCTTTCCGTCGTCTGCCGAAGCGAACGCGATGAGATGCAGACACTGTCAGGCGGCAATCAGCAGAAGGTCATGGTCGGCCGTTGGCTGTCCGAGCCGTCACGCCTGCTGATCCTTGACGAACCATTCCAGGGCGTCGACATTGCCGCGCGCCGGGACATTGGCGACAAGCTTCGCGCTTCCGCCGCAGGTCGATCCACCATTCTTTTCCTGACGGAACTCGACGAAGCCTTTGAGGTCGCCGATCGCATCCTGGTGATGTCGGAACAGACCATCGTCGGCGAGCATCTCAACACAGACATCGATATCGAGCGGCTGCTCTGTGAGATCGCCGGGAAACCCTACCAACAGGTCAGTGCAAGATGA
- a CDS encoding ABC transporter permease, with protein sequence MMNEESKSATTGVVPPALSIRETAIKYGFLALLAGMVLYFSLVTGGFASPQSAVFILQSVSITGILALGVTATLVVGGFDLSIGSVATTAMMASSYVMVVMGGDALTATLVCLAVGMAVGLVNGLIIVYMRVPDLLATLGMMFLLLGLQRIPTEGRSIAAGMTLPDGSTATGAFSPAFLALGRHRFDLILPNLVPVSVVVLIVLALVIWFFLEYTRFGRMMYAVGSNERAASLAGAPVNAYKITAYIISGVFASIGGILLAARLGRGDIASGNNLLLDAVAAALIGFAVLGAAKPNAFGTAVGALFVGILLQGLTMMNAPYYTQDFVKGAVLVIALIFTFALSKRGKR encoded by the coding sequence ATGATGAATGAAGAGAGCAAATCCGCCACCACCGGCGTCGTTCCGCCAGCCCTGAGCATACGTGAAACCGCGATCAAATACGGCTTTCTTGCTCTGCTTGCAGGAATGGTCCTCTATTTCTCGCTCGTTACCGGAGGCTTTGCCTCGCCTCAGAGCGCCGTCTTCATCCTGCAATCGGTGTCGATCACTGGGATCCTGGCACTCGGCGTCACGGCGACGCTGGTGGTCGGTGGTTTCGACCTTTCGATCGGTTCTGTCGCCACCACAGCCATGATGGCCTCGTCTTACGTGATGGTGGTGATGGGTGGCGATGCCTTGACCGCGACGCTCGTCTGCCTCGCTGTCGGGATGGCGGTCGGTTTGGTCAACGGCCTGATCATCGTTTACATGCGGGTGCCGGATCTGTTGGCAACGCTCGGCATGATGTTCCTGCTTCTGGGACTTCAGCGCATTCCGACCGAGGGCCGCTCGATCGCGGCTGGTATGACACTTCCCGACGGTTCAACCGCGACCGGCGCCTTCAGTCCAGCCTTCCTGGCTCTCGGCCGCCATCGGTTCGATCTGATCCTGCCGAACCTCGTTCCGGTCTCGGTGGTCGTGCTGATCGTACTGGCGCTCGTTATCTGGTTCTTCCTCGAATACACCCGTTTCGGCCGCATGATGTATGCGGTCGGCTCTAATGAGCGTGCGGCCAGTTTGGCCGGTGCGCCGGTGAATGCCTACAAGATCACAGCCTATATCATCTCCGGCGTTTTCGCTTCCATCGGCGGCATCCTTCTTGCCGCACGTCTCGGTCGCGGGGACATAGCCTCGGGCAACAATCTGCTTCTGGATGCCGTGGCTGCCGCCCTCATCGGCTTTGCCGTGCTGGGCGCCGCCAAGCCGAATGCTTTCGGCACGGCGGTCGGCGCGCTGTTCGTCGGCATCCTGCTGCAGGGTCTGACTATGATGAACGCGCCCTACTACACGCAGGATTTCGTCAAGGGCGCCGTACTAGTCATCGCCCTGATTTTCACCTTTGCGCTCTCGAAAAGAGGCAAACGCTGA